The Manihot esculenta cultivar AM560-2 chromosome 1, M.esculenta_v8, whole genome shotgun sequence genome has a window encoding:
- the LOC110615284 gene encoding calmodulin-binding receptor-like cytoplasmic kinase 2 isoform X1, which translates to MMIAPHSVCGSRNAESDARSMQDFHYSPTSSCSEASTVRKRNPLAVAAKSVARSFVACFTPPETTNYKNFDDSEEFKPPSANFYVISVASYATGSNRDRRRISGRGIYGSPQNSVHGREPGSVKFTMEEIYKATRNFSPSFKIGQGGSGTVYKGRLEDGTVVAIKRAKKSAYDKHLGVEFRSEVQTLAQVEHLSLVKFYGFFQNENERIVVVEYIPNGTLREHLDCLHGNVLQLAVRLDIAIDVAHAVTYLHMYTDHPIIHRDIKSSNILLTENFRAKVADFGFARMAADTDSGATHISTQVKGTAGYLDPEYLKTYQLTEKSDVYSFGVLLVELVTGRRPIEPKREIQERITARWAMEKFAEGDAISTLDPRLERTDITDLLLEKILKLASQCLAPRRQNRPGMKKCAEILWGIRKDCKELSASDFRSLSSNSRSSSVRKE; encoded by the exons ATGATGATAGCTCCTCACTCCGTCTGCGGCTCCCGGAACGCTGAGTCCGACGCAAGGTCAATGCAAGACTTCCATTACTCACCGACTTCCTCATGCTCTGAAGCATCCACCGTCAGGAAGCGGAACCCGCTGGCGGTGGCTGCAAAATCAGTGGCCAGATCGTTCGTGGCCTGCTTTACACCGCCTGAAACCACCAACTATAAGAATTTCGACGACTCCGAAGAGTTCAAACCTCCCTCTG CCAATTTCTATGTTATTTCAGTTGCATCCTATGCAACGGgatccaacagagacagaaggCGAATTTCAGGTCGAGGTATCTATGGCAGTCCACAGAATTCAGTTCATGGAAGAGAACCAGGGAGTGTAAAGTTCACCATGGAGGAAATCTACAAAGCTACAAGGAACTTCTCCCCGTCCTTCAAGATTGGACAGGGTGGCTCTGGGACAGTATACAAGGGGAGACTTGAAGATGGAACCGTTGTTGCAATCAAACGTGCCAAAAAG AGTGCATACGATAAGCATTTAGGTGTAGAATTTCGGAGTGAGGTTCAAACACTTGCACAAGTGGAGCACTTGAGTCTAGTAAAGTTCTATGGGTTTTtccaaaatgaaaatgaaagaatCGTTGTCGTTGAGTATATTCCAAATGGAACGCTCAGGGAACACTTGGATT GCCTGCATGGAAACGTTCTTCAGCTTGCTGTGCGCCTAGATATTGCAATTGATGTGGCTCACGCAGTCACCTATCTTCACATGTACACAG ATCACCCGATTATTCACAGGGACATAAAGTCATCCAACATTCTTCTCACAGAAAATTTTAGAGCCAAGGTGGCTGATTTTGGTTTTGCGAGAATGGCAGCCGACACTGATTCAGGTGCCACCCACATCTCCACTCAAGTTAAAGGAACTGCTGGCTACTTGGATCCAGAATACCTGAAGACCTATCAACTGACTGAGAAGAGTGATGTTTATTCATTTGGTGTGTTACTTGTTGAACTAGTAACTGGTAGGCGGCCTATTGAACCAAAAAGGGAAATTCAGGAGCGGATAACTGCAAGATGG GCTATGGAGAAATTCGCTGAGGGAGATGCAATTTCAACCTTGGACCCAAGGCTGGAACGTACTGATATAACCGACTTGCTTCTTGAGAAGATTCTTAAATTAGCCTCACAATGTTTGGCCCCACGCAGACAAAACCGACCAGGCATGAAGAAATGTGCGGAGATTCTATGGGGGATTCGTAAGGATTGCAAAGAACTATCAGCTTCAGATTTTCGTTCACTTTCCTCAAATTCAAGGAGCTCTTCAGTTAGGAAAGAATAA
- the LOC110611039 gene encoding uncharacterized protein LOC110611039 isoform X3: MICFRDGSPPLPDVLNSSIVELGPLSNASFEGLKGQNVQCYPMQKNILVELTNEQISPGVWYLGLFNGIGPTRSQSKMIVRSPDYSFSANVSVEGCTTSTMWGQYCNQTINSLSCFLSDSYNSTENMVSCKNFQTFCHGEGEVKVYLLEILGVAEQLTIMALNASLSTTVSNNTLKASGTNLTYYVRHGAMPSMALHDYSGDIHKAPLVIHSPKVGRWFIAVVPDLSKEVSGSQNSSIQVCYSITWQVDQCPLGKAGLNCTSERYVLQTVLRRDSSPFESYYLPVSGKVSPDSANFPLEPLSSNATNGGESDNSWTYFLLSIPRGAAGGNIHVRVTSDTKINYEIYARVGGSPSLDNWDYYYANRTRSSDGSAFFLLYNSSEEKIDFYILYVQEGTWTFGLRHLNTTSSTSDDQTIMSISVERCPRRCSSHGECKVALDASGLTSYSFCSCDRTHGGFDCSIEIVSHRGHIQQSIALIASNAAAVLPAYWALRQKAFAEWVLFTSSGISSGLYHACDVGTWCALSFSVLQFMDFWLSFMAVVSTFVYLTTIGEAYKRTIQIVVAILTALMAITKATRSSNIIIVMSIGALGLLIGWLIEFSTHFRSFSFSSEFCLNVPARWQTIRGWFNNLLKTLWRRFRWGFVLAGFTALAMAAISWKLESSESYWIWHSLWHVTIYSSSFFFLCSKVDTVNSENQRSPDGNYALTRQDSFARGE, from the exons ATGATTTGCTTCCGAGATGGCAGCCCACCACTGCCAGATGTCCTAAACAGTTCTATTGTAGAATTAG GTCCTCTCTCAAATGCATCATTTGAAGGATTAAAAGGTCAGAATGTTCAGTGCTACCCAATGCAGAAAAATATATTGGTGGAACTGACAAATGAACAG ATATCTCCTGGAGTTTGGTATCTTGGTCTCTTCAATGGCATTGGACCTACAAGGTCACAATCAAAAATG ATTGTCCGCAGCCCAGACTACTCTTTTAGTGCAAATGTCAGTGTGGAAGGATGTACAACCTCCACAATGTGGGGCCAATACTGCAATCAGACGATTAACTCACTTTCCTGTTTTCTATCTGACAGCTATAATTCTACAGAAAATATGGTCTCTTGCAAAAATTTTCAGACCTTTTGCCATGGAGAAGGTGAAGTTAAAGTTTATTTACTGGAGATTTTGGGAGTTGCAGAACAATTAACAATTATGGCATTAAATGCTAGTCTCAGTACAACTGTGTCAAATAACACTTTGAAAGCTAGTGGAACTAATTTAACTTATTATGTACGGCATGGTGCAATGCCTTCGATGGCACTGCATGATTATTCTGGTGACATACACAAGGCTCCTCTGGTTATTCACTCACCAAAGGTTGGACGCTGGTTTATTGCTGTTGTACCTGATCTTTCTAAAGAAGTCAGTGGGAGTCAAAATAGTAGCATACAAGTTTGCTATTCCATTACATGGCAAGTGGATCAGTGTCCATTGGGGAAGGCTGGATTGAATTGTACCTCAGAAAGATATGTTCTTCAG ACAGTTCTCAGGAGAGATTCCTCCCCCTTTGAATCCTATTATTTGCCAGTCAGTGGAAAGGTGTCGCCAGATTCAGCTAATTTTCCTCTTGAGCCCCTTTCTAGTAATGCCACAAATGGTGGAGAATCAGATAATTCCTGGACTTACTTTCTTTTGAGCATTCCTCGCGGTGCAGCTGGAGGAAACATCCATGTCCGAGTAACATCAGATACAAAgataaattatgaaatatatgCTAGAGTTGGTGGATCCCCATCTCTTGACAATTGGGACTATTATTATGCAAACAGGACAAGAAGCAGTGATGGTTCTGCATTTTTCTTGCTGTATAATTCAAGTGAAGAAAAAATCGATTTTTACATCCTCTATGTTCAAGAAGGAACTTGGACATTTGGATTGAGGCATTTAAATACCACCAGTAGCACTTCAGATGACCAGACTATCATGTCTATTTCAGTTGAGAGATGCCCTAGAAGATGCTCCTCTCACGGGGAGTGCAAAGTAGCTTTGGATGCCAGTGGATTGACATCATACAG CTTTTGCTCTTGTGATCGAACTCATGGAGGCTTTGACTGTAGCATCGAAATTGTATCACATCGAG GGCACATACAGCAATCAATTGCTCTTATTGCATCAAATGCTGCAGCCGTGCTTCCTGCATACTGGGCTCTTCGGCAGAAG GCTTTTGCAGAATGGGTGCTCTTCACATCTAGTGGAATTTCAAGTGGGTTATACCATGCCTGTGATGTGGGCACCTGGTGTGCGTTATCATTTAGTGTGTTACAG TTCATGGACTTTTGGCTTTCATTCATGGCTGTGGTGAGCACCTTTGTATACTTAACTACTATTGGTGAAGCTTATAAAAGAACAATTCAGATAGTTGTTGCCATTCTTACAGCCCTCATGGCCATAACCAAAGCTACCAG GTCTTCTAATATCATCATTGTGATGTCAATTGGTGCACTTGGTCTTCTTATTGGGTGGCTGATAGAGTTTTCCACCCACTTTAGGTCATTTTCCTTTTCATCAGAATTCTGTCTGAATGTACCTGCCAG ATGGCAAACCATTAGGGGATGGTTCAATAATTTACTCAAGACACTTTGGAGAAGATTTCGGTGGGGTTTTGTACTTGCGGGATTTACTGCACTGGCCATGGCAGCTATAAGCTGGAAGCTGGAAAGCAGTGAAAGCTACTGGATATGGCACAG TTTGTGGCATGTCACCATATATtcatcttccttcttcttcctttgtTCAAAAGTAGACACAGTGAATAGTGAGAATCAAAGGTCCCCAGATGGAAACTATGCATTAACCCGACAGGATTCATTTGCCAGGGGTGAATAG
- the LOC110611039 gene encoding uncharacterized protein LOC110611039 isoform X2, whose protein sequence is MICVIFEDAKSISKVPKSTLPMICFRDGSPPLPDVLNSSIVELGPLSNASFEGLKGQNVQCYPMQKNILVELTNEQISPGVWYLGLFNGIGPTRSQSKMIVRSPDYSFSANVSVEGCTTSTMWGQYCNQTINSLSCFLSDSYNSTENMVSCKNFQTFCHGEGEVKVYLLEILGVAEQLTIMALNASLSTTVSNNTLKASGTNLTYYVRHGAMPSMALHDYSGDIHKAPLVIHSPKVGRWFIAVVPDLSKEVSGSQNSSIQVCYSITWQVDQCPLGKAGLNCTSERYVLQTVLRRDSSPFESYYLPVSGKVSPDSANFPLEPLSSNATNGGESDNSWTYFLLSIPRGAAGGNIHVRVTSDTKINYEIYARVGGSPSLDNWDYYYANRTRSSDGSAFFLLYNSSEEKIDFYILYVQEGTWTFGLRHLNTTSSTSDDQTIMSISVERCPRRCSSHGECKVALDASGLTSYSFCSCDRTHGGFDCSIEIVSHRGHIQQSIALIASNAAAVLPAYWALRQKAFAEWVLFTSSGISSGLYHACDVGTWCALSFSVLQFMDFWLSFMAVVSTFVYLTTIGEAYKRTIQIVVAILTALMAITKATRSSNIIIVMSIGALGLLIGWLIEFSTHFRSFSFSSEFCLNVPARWQTIRGWFNNLLKTLWRRFRWGFVLAGFTALAMAAISWKLESSESYWIWHSLWHVTIYSSSFFFLCSKVDTVNSENQRSPDGNYALTRQDSFARGE, encoded by the exons ATGATTTGCGTTATATTCGAG GATGCTAAAAGCATATCAAAGGTTCCTAAAAGCACACTGCCTATGATTTGCTTCCGAGATGGCAGCCCACCACTGCCAGATGTCCTAAACAGTTCTATTGTAGAATTAG GTCCTCTCTCAAATGCATCATTTGAAGGATTAAAAGGTCAGAATGTTCAGTGCTACCCAATGCAGAAAAATATATTGGTGGAACTGACAAATGAACAG ATATCTCCTGGAGTTTGGTATCTTGGTCTCTTCAATGGCATTGGACCTACAAGGTCACAATCAAAAATG ATTGTCCGCAGCCCAGACTACTCTTTTAGTGCAAATGTCAGTGTGGAAGGATGTACAACCTCCACAATGTGGGGCCAATACTGCAATCAGACGATTAACTCACTTTCCTGTTTTCTATCTGACAGCTATAATTCTACAGAAAATATGGTCTCTTGCAAAAATTTTCAGACCTTTTGCCATGGAGAAGGTGAAGTTAAAGTTTATTTACTGGAGATTTTGGGAGTTGCAGAACAATTAACAATTATGGCATTAAATGCTAGTCTCAGTACAACTGTGTCAAATAACACTTTGAAAGCTAGTGGAACTAATTTAACTTATTATGTACGGCATGGTGCAATGCCTTCGATGGCACTGCATGATTATTCTGGTGACATACACAAGGCTCCTCTGGTTATTCACTCACCAAAGGTTGGACGCTGGTTTATTGCTGTTGTACCTGATCTTTCTAAAGAAGTCAGTGGGAGTCAAAATAGTAGCATACAAGTTTGCTATTCCATTACATGGCAAGTGGATCAGTGTCCATTGGGGAAGGCTGGATTGAATTGTACCTCAGAAAGATATGTTCTTCAG ACAGTTCTCAGGAGAGATTCCTCCCCCTTTGAATCCTATTATTTGCCAGTCAGTGGAAAGGTGTCGCCAGATTCAGCTAATTTTCCTCTTGAGCCCCTTTCTAGTAATGCCACAAATGGTGGAGAATCAGATAATTCCTGGACTTACTTTCTTTTGAGCATTCCTCGCGGTGCAGCTGGAGGAAACATCCATGTCCGAGTAACATCAGATACAAAgataaattatgaaatatatgCTAGAGTTGGTGGATCCCCATCTCTTGACAATTGGGACTATTATTATGCAAACAGGACAAGAAGCAGTGATGGTTCTGCATTTTTCTTGCTGTATAATTCAAGTGAAGAAAAAATCGATTTTTACATCCTCTATGTTCAAGAAGGAACTTGGACATTTGGATTGAGGCATTTAAATACCACCAGTAGCACTTCAGATGACCAGACTATCATGTCTATTTCAGTTGAGAGATGCCCTAGAAGATGCTCCTCTCACGGGGAGTGCAAAGTAGCTTTGGATGCCAGTGGATTGACATCATACAG CTTTTGCTCTTGTGATCGAACTCATGGAGGCTTTGACTGTAGCATCGAAATTGTATCACATCGAG GGCACATACAGCAATCAATTGCTCTTATTGCATCAAATGCTGCAGCCGTGCTTCCTGCATACTGGGCTCTTCGGCAGAAG GCTTTTGCAGAATGGGTGCTCTTCACATCTAGTGGAATTTCAAGTGGGTTATACCATGCCTGTGATGTGGGCACCTGGTGTGCGTTATCATTTAGTGTGTTACAG TTCATGGACTTTTGGCTTTCATTCATGGCTGTGGTGAGCACCTTTGTATACTTAACTACTATTGGTGAAGCTTATAAAAGAACAATTCAGATAGTTGTTGCCATTCTTACAGCCCTCATGGCCATAACCAAAGCTACCAG GTCTTCTAATATCATCATTGTGATGTCAATTGGTGCACTTGGTCTTCTTATTGGGTGGCTGATAGAGTTTTCCACCCACTTTAGGTCATTTTCCTTTTCATCAGAATTCTGTCTGAATGTACCTGCCAG ATGGCAAACCATTAGGGGATGGTTCAATAATTTACTCAAGACACTTTGGAGAAGATTTCGGTGGGGTTTTGTACTTGCGGGATTTACTGCACTGGCCATGGCAGCTATAAGCTGGAAGCTGGAAAGCAGTGAAAGCTACTGGATATGGCACAG TTTGTGGCATGTCACCATATATtcatcttccttcttcttcctttgtTCAAAAGTAGACACAGTGAATAGTGAGAATCAAAGGTCCCCAGATGGAAACTATGCATTAACCCGACAGGATTCATTTGCCAGGGGTGAATAG
- the LOC110615284 gene encoding calmodulin-binding receptor-like cytoplasmic kinase 2 isoform X2: protein MMIAPHSVCGSRNAESDARSMQDFHYSPTSSCSEASTVRKRNPLAVAAKSVARSFVACFTPPETTNYKNFDDSEEFKPPSVASYATGSNRDRRRISGRGIYGSPQNSVHGREPGSVKFTMEEIYKATRNFSPSFKIGQGGSGTVYKGRLEDGTVVAIKRAKKSAYDKHLGVEFRSEVQTLAQVEHLSLVKFYGFFQNENERIVVVEYIPNGTLREHLDCLHGNVLQLAVRLDIAIDVAHAVTYLHMYTDHPIIHRDIKSSNILLTENFRAKVADFGFARMAADTDSGATHISTQVKGTAGYLDPEYLKTYQLTEKSDVYSFGVLLVELVTGRRPIEPKREIQERITARWAMEKFAEGDAISTLDPRLERTDITDLLLEKILKLASQCLAPRRQNRPGMKKCAEILWGIRKDCKELSASDFRSLSSNSRSSSVRKE, encoded by the exons ATGATGATAGCTCCTCACTCCGTCTGCGGCTCCCGGAACGCTGAGTCCGACGCAAGGTCAATGCAAGACTTCCATTACTCACCGACTTCCTCATGCTCTGAAGCATCCACCGTCAGGAAGCGGAACCCGCTGGCGGTGGCTGCAAAATCAGTGGCCAGATCGTTCGTGGCCTGCTTTACACCGCCTGAAACCACCAACTATAAGAATTTCGACGACTCCGAAGAGTTCAAACCTCCCTCTG TTGCATCCTATGCAACGGgatccaacagagacagaaggCGAATTTCAGGTCGAGGTATCTATGGCAGTCCACAGAATTCAGTTCATGGAAGAGAACCAGGGAGTGTAAAGTTCACCATGGAGGAAATCTACAAAGCTACAAGGAACTTCTCCCCGTCCTTCAAGATTGGACAGGGTGGCTCTGGGACAGTATACAAGGGGAGACTTGAAGATGGAACCGTTGTTGCAATCAAACGTGCCAAAAAG AGTGCATACGATAAGCATTTAGGTGTAGAATTTCGGAGTGAGGTTCAAACACTTGCACAAGTGGAGCACTTGAGTCTAGTAAAGTTCTATGGGTTTTtccaaaatgaaaatgaaagaatCGTTGTCGTTGAGTATATTCCAAATGGAACGCTCAGGGAACACTTGGATT GCCTGCATGGAAACGTTCTTCAGCTTGCTGTGCGCCTAGATATTGCAATTGATGTGGCTCACGCAGTCACCTATCTTCACATGTACACAG ATCACCCGATTATTCACAGGGACATAAAGTCATCCAACATTCTTCTCACAGAAAATTTTAGAGCCAAGGTGGCTGATTTTGGTTTTGCGAGAATGGCAGCCGACACTGATTCAGGTGCCACCCACATCTCCACTCAAGTTAAAGGAACTGCTGGCTACTTGGATCCAGAATACCTGAAGACCTATCAACTGACTGAGAAGAGTGATGTTTATTCATTTGGTGTGTTACTTGTTGAACTAGTAACTGGTAGGCGGCCTATTGAACCAAAAAGGGAAATTCAGGAGCGGATAACTGCAAGATGG GCTATGGAGAAATTCGCTGAGGGAGATGCAATTTCAACCTTGGACCCAAGGCTGGAACGTACTGATATAACCGACTTGCTTCTTGAGAAGATTCTTAAATTAGCCTCACAATGTTTGGCCCCACGCAGACAAAACCGACCAGGCATGAAGAAATGTGCGGAGATTCTATGGGGGATTCGTAAGGATTGCAAAGAACTATCAGCTTCAGATTTTCGTTCACTTTCCTCAAATTCAAGGAGCTCTTCAGTTAGGAAAGAATAA
- the LOC110611039 gene encoding uncharacterized protein LOC110611039 isoform X1: MADNSILCSSCYPILSLFFLFSCLFSRSLSINDQGLSNTFTISSFRYPKSEVKPYDLRYIRVDLPPWFSSLSIEVESDVELDAKSISKVPKSTLPMICFRDGSPPLPDVLNSSIVELGPLSNASFEGLKGQNVQCYPMQKNILVELTNEQISPGVWYLGLFNGIGPTRSQSKMIVRSPDYSFSANVSVEGCTTSTMWGQYCNQTINSLSCFLSDSYNSTENMVSCKNFQTFCHGEGEVKVYLLEILGVAEQLTIMALNASLSTTVSNNTLKASGTNLTYYVRHGAMPSMALHDYSGDIHKAPLVIHSPKVGRWFIAVVPDLSKEVSGSQNSSIQVCYSITWQVDQCPLGKAGLNCTSERYVLQTVLRRDSSPFESYYLPVSGKVSPDSANFPLEPLSSNATNGGESDNSWTYFLLSIPRGAAGGNIHVRVTSDTKINYEIYARVGGSPSLDNWDYYYANRTRSSDGSAFFLLYNSSEEKIDFYILYVQEGTWTFGLRHLNTTSSTSDDQTIMSISVERCPRRCSSHGECKVALDASGLTSYSFCSCDRTHGGFDCSIEIVSHRGHIQQSIALIASNAAAVLPAYWALRQKAFAEWVLFTSSGISSGLYHACDVGTWCALSFSVLQFMDFWLSFMAVVSTFVYLTTIGEAYKRTIQIVVAILTALMAITKATRSSNIIIVMSIGALGLLIGWLIEFSTHFRSFSFSSEFCLNVPARWQTIRGWFNNLLKTLWRRFRWGFVLAGFTALAMAAISWKLESSESYWIWHSLWHVTIYSSSFFFLCSKVDTVNSENQRSPDGNYALTRQDSFARGE; encoded by the exons ATGGCAGATAATTCGATTCTGTGTTCTTCTTGTTATCCGATTCTAagtcttttctttcttttttcatgCCTCTTCAGCCGCTCTCTCTCAATAAACGACCAGGGTCTTTCCAATACGTTCACTATTTCGAGCTTTAGGTATCCTAAATCTGAAGTCAAGCCTTATGATTTGCGTTATATTCGAG TTGATTTGCCCCCGTGGTTCTCGTCTTTGTCCATAGAAGTGGAGTCGGACGTGGAACTC GATGCTAAAAGCATATCAAAGGTTCCTAAAAGCACACTGCCTATGATTTGCTTCCGAGATGGCAGCCCACCACTGCCAGATGTCCTAAACAGTTCTATTGTAGAATTAG GTCCTCTCTCAAATGCATCATTTGAAGGATTAAAAGGTCAGAATGTTCAGTGCTACCCAATGCAGAAAAATATATTGGTGGAACTGACAAATGAACAG ATATCTCCTGGAGTTTGGTATCTTGGTCTCTTCAATGGCATTGGACCTACAAGGTCACAATCAAAAATG ATTGTCCGCAGCCCAGACTACTCTTTTAGTGCAAATGTCAGTGTGGAAGGATGTACAACCTCCACAATGTGGGGCCAATACTGCAATCAGACGATTAACTCACTTTCCTGTTTTCTATCTGACAGCTATAATTCTACAGAAAATATGGTCTCTTGCAAAAATTTTCAGACCTTTTGCCATGGAGAAGGTGAAGTTAAAGTTTATTTACTGGAGATTTTGGGAGTTGCAGAACAATTAACAATTATGGCATTAAATGCTAGTCTCAGTACAACTGTGTCAAATAACACTTTGAAAGCTAGTGGAACTAATTTAACTTATTATGTACGGCATGGTGCAATGCCTTCGATGGCACTGCATGATTATTCTGGTGACATACACAAGGCTCCTCTGGTTATTCACTCACCAAAGGTTGGACGCTGGTTTATTGCTGTTGTACCTGATCTTTCTAAAGAAGTCAGTGGGAGTCAAAATAGTAGCATACAAGTTTGCTATTCCATTACATGGCAAGTGGATCAGTGTCCATTGGGGAAGGCTGGATTGAATTGTACCTCAGAAAGATATGTTCTTCAG ACAGTTCTCAGGAGAGATTCCTCCCCCTTTGAATCCTATTATTTGCCAGTCAGTGGAAAGGTGTCGCCAGATTCAGCTAATTTTCCTCTTGAGCCCCTTTCTAGTAATGCCACAAATGGTGGAGAATCAGATAATTCCTGGACTTACTTTCTTTTGAGCATTCCTCGCGGTGCAGCTGGAGGAAACATCCATGTCCGAGTAACATCAGATACAAAgataaattatgaaatatatgCTAGAGTTGGTGGATCCCCATCTCTTGACAATTGGGACTATTATTATGCAAACAGGACAAGAAGCAGTGATGGTTCTGCATTTTTCTTGCTGTATAATTCAAGTGAAGAAAAAATCGATTTTTACATCCTCTATGTTCAAGAAGGAACTTGGACATTTGGATTGAGGCATTTAAATACCACCAGTAGCACTTCAGATGACCAGACTATCATGTCTATTTCAGTTGAGAGATGCCCTAGAAGATGCTCCTCTCACGGGGAGTGCAAAGTAGCTTTGGATGCCAGTGGATTGACATCATACAG CTTTTGCTCTTGTGATCGAACTCATGGAGGCTTTGACTGTAGCATCGAAATTGTATCACATCGAG GGCACATACAGCAATCAATTGCTCTTATTGCATCAAATGCTGCAGCCGTGCTTCCTGCATACTGGGCTCTTCGGCAGAAG GCTTTTGCAGAATGGGTGCTCTTCACATCTAGTGGAATTTCAAGTGGGTTATACCATGCCTGTGATGTGGGCACCTGGTGTGCGTTATCATTTAGTGTGTTACAG TTCATGGACTTTTGGCTTTCATTCATGGCTGTGGTGAGCACCTTTGTATACTTAACTACTATTGGTGAAGCTTATAAAAGAACAATTCAGATAGTTGTTGCCATTCTTACAGCCCTCATGGCCATAACCAAAGCTACCAG GTCTTCTAATATCATCATTGTGATGTCAATTGGTGCACTTGGTCTTCTTATTGGGTGGCTGATAGAGTTTTCCACCCACTTTAGGTCATTTTCCTTTTCATCAGAATTCTGTCTGAATGTACCTGCCAG ATGGCAAACCATTAGGGGATGGTTCAATAATTTACTCAAGACACTTTGGAGAAGATTTCGGTGGGGTTTTGTACTTGCGGGATTTACTGCACTGGCCATGGCAGCTATAAGCTGGAAGCTGGAAAGCAGTGAAAGCTACTGGATATGGCACAG TTTGTGGCATGTCACCATATATtcatcttccttcttcttcctttgtTCAAAAGTAGACACAGTGAATAGTGAGAATCAAAGGTCCCCAGATGGAAACTATGCATTAACCCGACAGGATTCATTTGCCAGGGGTGAATAG